The following coding sequences are from one Eriocheir sinensis breed Jianghai 21 chromosome 13, ASM2467909v1, whole genome shotgun sequence window:
- the LOC126998057 gene encoding putative per-hexamer repeat protein 5 isoform X16, whose protein sequence is MGHKVSREKVNVVVSLRESLCRLDTLKVSYRGRGCLKRRREIACFTFPVTGWWCAEGIAACEAEGGLRVPLAALKQKDGNRTVQLRCSSGRKTLLKGSMSLERFLDNVEFLHFSLFCDSQDPSVAYTSMRCNGRRCDEAARPPVYHQEKGVKEASSPAQASTTQAGDGSAITQDSTTQAGNGSAITKVSTTETGDESAITQASTTQAADAGVITKVSTTETGDGSIITKVSTTGTGDGSAITKVSTTETGDGSAITKVSTTETGDGSIITKVSTTETGDGGAITKVSTTQAGDAGVITKASTNCETNVVSPPRGTTKNSTSKTLRRRKTKKPKCRPRGTDTVTPEGHSAPYTWTDAFMDGTAICSVVLSCVLLYWTDWGRAATPTWRP, encoded by the exons ATGGGTCACAAAGTATCCCGAGAGAAAGTGAACGTGGTAGTTAGCCTGCGGGAAAGCCTGTGCAGGCTGGACACCCTCAAGGTGTCTTACAGGGGCCGGGGATGCCTCAAGAGGCGACGGGAGATCGCCTGCTTTACCTTCCCCGTGACCGGCTGGTGGTGCGCCGAGGGGATAGCGGCGTGTGAGGCCGAGGGCGGCCTGCGCGTGCCCTTGGCCGCGCTCAAGCAAAAGGACGGCAATAGGACCGTCCAGCTGCGATGCAGCTCCGGCAGGAAGACCCTGCTGAAGGGATCGATGAGTCTGGAAAGGTTCCTCGATAACGTCGAGTTCCTGCACTTTTCGTTATTCTGTGACAGCCAAGACCCAAGCGTGGCGTACACCAGCATGAGGTGCAACGGGCGCCGCTGCGATGAGGCTGCGCGGCCCCCAGTGTATCACCAGGAAAAGGGCGTGAAAGAGGCCAGTAGCCCCGCCCAAGCCTCAACTACCCAGGCAGGTGATGGAAGCGCCATCACCCAAGACTCAACTACTCAGGCAGGTAATGGAAGCGCCATCACCAAAGTCTCCACTACTGAGACAGGTGATGAAAGCGCCATCACCCAAGCCTCAACTACTCAGGCAGCTGATGCTGGAGTCATCACCAAAGTCTCCACTACTGAGACAGGTGATGGAAGCATCATCACCAAAGTCTCCACTActgggacag GTGATGGAAGCGCCATCACCAAAGTCTCCACTACTGAGACAGGTGATGGAAGCGCCATCACCAAAGTCTCCACTACTGAGACAG GTGATGGAAGCATCATCACCAAAGTCTCCACTACTGAGACAGGTGATGGAGGCGCCATCACCAAAGTCTCCACTACCCAGGCAGGTGATGCTGGAGTCATCACCAAAGCCTCAACGAACTGTGAGACCAATGTTGTGAGTCCACCCCGCGGCACGACCAAGAACTCCACCAGCAAGACTCTCCGCCGCCGGAAGACCAAGAAGCCCAAATGTCGCCCCCGAGGTACAGACACCGTGACTCCCGAGGGACACAGCGCGCCTTACACATGGACGGACGCATTTATGGACGGCACGGCGATCTGTAGCGTGGTCCTGTCCTGCGTCCTGTTGTACTGGACTGACTGGGGACGCGCCGCCACGCCCACCTGGAGGCCCTGA
- the LOC126998057 gene encoding putative per-hexamer repeat protein 5 isoform X1 — translation MGHKVSREKVNVVVSLRESLCRLDTLKVSYRGRGCLKRRREIACFTFPVTGWWCAEGIAACEAEGGLRVPLAALKQKDGNRTVQLRCSSGRKTLLKGSMSLERFLDNVEFLHFSLFCDSQDPSVAYTSMRCNGRRCDEAARPPVYHQEKGVKEASSPAQASTTQAGDGSAITQDSTTQAGNGSAITKVSTTETGDESAITQASTTQAADAGVITKVSTTETGDGSIITKVSTTGTGDGSVIITKVSTTETGDGSAITKVSTTETGDGSAITKVSTTETGDGSAITKVSTTETGDGSIITKVSTTETGDGGAITKVSTTQAGDAGVITKASTNCETNVVSPPRGTTKNSTSKTLRRRKTKKPKCRPRGTDTVTPEGHSAPYTWTDAFMDGTAICSVVLSCVLLYWTDWGRAATPTWRP, via the exons ATGGGTCACAAAGTATCCCGAGAGAAAGTGAACGTGGTAGTTAGCCTGCGGGAAAGCCTGTGCAGGCTGGACACCCTCAAGGTGTCTTACAGGGGCCGGGGATGCCTCAAGAGGCGACGGGAGATCGCCTGCTTTACCTTCCCCGTGACCGGCTGGTGGTGCGCCGAGGGGATAGCGGCGTGTGAGGCCGAGGGCGGCCTGCGCGTGCCCTTGGCCGCGCTCAAGCAAAAGGACGGCAATAGGACCGTCCAGCTGCGATGCAGCTCCGGCAGGAAGACCCTGCTGAAGGGATCGATGAGTCTGGAAAGGTTCCTCGATAACGTCGAGTTCCTGCACTTTTCGTTATTCTGTGACAGCCAAGACCCAAGCGTGGCGTACACCAGCATGAGGTGCAACGGGCGCCGCTGCGATGAGGCTGCGCGGCCCCCAGTGTATCACCAGGAAAAGGGCGTGAAAGAGGCCAGTAGCCCCGCCCAAGCCTCAACTACCCAGGCAGGTGATGGAAGCGCCATCACCCAAGACTCAACTACTCAGGCAGGTAATGGAAGCGCCATCACCAAAGTCTCCACTACTGAGACAGGTGATGAAAGCGCCATCACCCAAGCCTCAACTACTCAGGCAGCTGATGCTGGAGTCATCACCAAAGTCTCCACTACTGAGACAGGTGATGGAAGCATCATCACCAAAGTCTCCACTActgggacaggtgatggaagcgTCATCATCACCAAAGTCTCCACTACTGAGACAGGTGATGGAAGCGCCATCACCAAAGTCTCCACTACTGAGACAGGTGATGGAAGCGCCATCACCAAAGTCTCCACTACTGAGACAGGTGATGGAAGCGCCATCACCAAAGTCTCCACTACTGAGACAG GTGATGGAAGCATCATCACCAAAGTCTCCACTACTGAGACAGGTGATGGAGGCGCCATCACCAAAGTCTCCACTACCCAGGCAGGTGATGCTGGAGTCATCACCAAAGCCTCAACGAACTGTGAGACCAATGTTGTGAGTCCACCCCGCGGCACGACCAAGAACTCCACCAGCAAGACTCTCCGCCGCCGGAAGACCAAGAAGCCCAAATGTCGCCCCCGAGGTACAGACACCGTGACTCCCGAGGGACACAGCGCGCCTTACACATGGACGGACGCATTTATGGACGGCACGGCGATCTGTAGCGTGGTCCTGTCCTGCGTCCTGTTGTACTGGACTGACTGGGGACGCGCCGCCACGCCCACCTGGAGGCCCTGA
- the LOC126998057 gene encoding uncharacterized protein LOC126998057 isoform X40, which translates to MGHKVSREKVNVVVSLRESLCRLDTLKVSYRGRGCLKRRREIACFTFPVTGWWCAEGIAACEAEGGLRVPLAALKQKDGNRTVQLRCSSGRKTLLKGSMSLERFLDNVEFLHFSLFCDSQDPSVAYTSMRCNGRRCDEAARPPVYHQEKGVKEASSPAQASTTQAGDGSAITQDSTTQAGNGSAITKVSTTETGDESAITQASTTQAADAGVITKVSTTETGDGSVIITKVSTTQAGDAGVITKASTNCETNVVSPPRGTTKNSTSKTLRRRKTKKPKCRPRGTDTVTPEGHSAPYTWTDAFMDGTAICSVVLSCVLLYWTDWGRAATPTWRP; encoded by the exons ATGGGTCACAAAGTATCCCGAGAGAAAGTGAACGTGGTAGTTAGCCTGCGGGAAAGCCTGTGCAGGCTGGACACCCTCAAGGTGTCTTACAGGGGCCGGGGATGCCTCAAGAGGCGACGGGAGATCGCCTGCTTTACCTTCCCCGTGACCGGCTGGTGGTGCGCCGAGGGGATAGCGGCGTGTGAGGCCGAGGGCGGCCTGCGCGTGCCCTTGGCCGCGCTCAAGCAAAAGGACGGCAATAGGACCGTCCAGCTGCGATGCAGCTCCGGCAGGAAGACCCTGCTGAAGGGATCGATGAGTCTGGAAAGGTTCCTCGATAACGTCGAGTTCCTGCACTTTTCGTTATTCTGTGACAGCCAAGACCCAAGCGTGGCGTACACCAGCATGAGGTGCAACGGGCGCCGCTGCGATGAGGCTGCGCGGCCCCCAGTGTATCACCAGGAAAAGGGCGTGAAAGAGGCCAGTAGCCCCGCCCAAGCCTCAACTACCCAGGCAGGTGATGGAAGCGCCATCACCCAAGACTCAACTACTCAGGCAGGTAATGGAAGCGCCATCACCAAAGTCTCCACTACTGAGACAGGTGATGAAAGCGCCATCACCCAAGCCTCAACTACTCAGGCAGCTGATGCTGGAGTCATCACCAAAGTCTCCACTACTGAGACAG gtgatggaagcgTCATCATCACCAAAGTCTCCACTAC CCAGGCAGGTGATGCTGGAGTCATCACCAAAGCCTCAACGAACTGTGAGACCAATGTTGTGAGTCCACCCCGCGGCACGACCAAGAACTCCACCAGCAAGACTCTCCGCCGCCGGAAGACCAAGAAGCCCAAATGTCGCCCCCGAGGTACAGACACCGTGACTCCCGAGGGACACAGCGCGCCTTACACATGGACGGACGCATTTATGGACGGCACGGCGATCTGTAGCGTGGTCCTGTCCTGCGTCCTGTTGTACTGGACTGACTGGGGACGCGCCGCCACGCCCACCTGGAGGCCCTGA
- the LOC126998057 gene encoding uncharacterized protein LOC126998057 isoform X22, translating to MGHKVSREKVNVVVSLRESLCRLDTLKVSYRGRGCLKRRREIACFTFPVTGWWCAEGIAACEAEGGLRVPLAALKQKDGNRTVQLRCSSGRKTLLKGSMSLERFLDNVEFLHFSLFCDSQDPSVAYTSMRCNGRRCDEAARPPVYHQEKGVKEASSPAQASTTQAGDGSAITQDSTTQAGNGSAITKVSTTETGDESAITQASTTQAADAGVITKVSTTETGDGSIITKVSTTGTGDGSAITKVSTTETGDGSIITKVSTTETGDGGAITKVSTTQAGDAGVITKASTNCETNVVSPPRGTTKNSTSKTLRRRKTKKPKCRPRGTDTVTPEGHSAPYTWTDAFMDGTAICSVVLSCVLLYWTDWGRAATPTWRP from the exons ATGGGTCACAAAGTATCCCGAGAGAAAGTGAACGTGGTAGTTAGCCTGCGGGAAAGCCTGTGCAGGCTGGACACCCTCAAGGTGTCTTACAGGGGCCGGGGATGCCTCAAGAGGCGACGGGAGATCGCCTGCTTTACCTTCCCCGTGACCGGCTGGTGGTGCGCCGAGGGGATAGCGGCGTGTGAGGCCGAGGGCGGCCTGCGCGTGCCCTTGGCCGCGCTCAAGCAAAAGGACGGCAATAGGACCGTCCAGCTGCGATGCAGCTCCGGCAGGAAGACCCTGCTGAAGGGATCGATGAGTCTGGAAAGGTTCCTCGATAACGTCGAGTTCCTGCACTTTTCGTTATTCTGTGACAGCCAAGACCCAAGCGTGGCGTACACCAGCATGAGGTGCAACGGGCGCCGCTGCGATGAGGCTGCGCGGCCCCCAGTGTATCACCAGGAAAAGGGCGTGAAAGAGGCCAGTAGCCCCGCCCAAGCCTCAACTACCCAGGCAGGTGATGGAAGCGCCATCACCCAAGACTCAACTACTCAGGCAGGTAATGGAAGCGCCATCACCAAAGTCTCCACTACTGAGACAGGTGATGAAAGCGCCATCACCCAAGCCTCAACTACTCAGGCAGCTGATGCTGGAGTCATCACCAAAGTCTCCACTACTGAGACAGGTGATGGAAGCATCATCACCAAAGTCTCCACTActgggacag GTGATGGAAGCGCCATCACCAAAGTCTCCACTACTGAGACAG GTGATGGAAGCATCATCACCAAAGTCTCCACTACTGAGACAGGTGATGGAGGCGCCATCACCAAAGTCTCCACTACCCAGGCAGGTGATGCTGGAGTCATCACCAAAGCCTCAACGAACTGTGAGACCAATGTTGTGAGTCCACCCCGCGGCACGACCAAGAACTCCACCAGCAAGACTCTCCGCCGCCGGAAGACCAAGAAGCCCAAATGTCGCCCCCGAGGTACAGACACCGTGACTCCCGAGGGACACAGCGCGCCTTACACATGGACGGACGCATTTATGGACGGCACGGCGATCTGTAGCGTGGTCCTGTCCTGCGTCCTGTTGTACTGGACTGACTGGGGACGCGCCGCCACGCCCACCTGGAGGCCCTGA
- the LOC126998057 gene encoding putative per-hexamer repeat protein 5 isoform X9 — translation MGHKVSREKVNVVVSLRESLCRLDTLKVSYRGRGCLKRRREIACFTFPVTGWWCAEGIAACEAEGGLRVPLAALKQKDGNRTVQLRCSSGRKTLLKGSMSLERFLDNVEFLHFSLFCDSQDPSVAYTSMRCNGRRCDEAARPPVYHQEKGVKEASSPAQASTTQAGDGSAITQDSTTQAGNGSAITKVSTTETGDESAITQASTTQAADAGVITKVSTTETGDGSIITKVSTTGTGDGSAITKVSTTETGDGSAITKVSTTETGDGSVITKVSTTQAGDGSIITKVSTTETGDGGAITKVSTTQAGDAGVITKASTNCETNVVSPPRGTTKNSTSKTLRRRKTKKPKCRPRGTDTVTPEGHSAPYTWTDAFMDGTAICSVVLSCVLLYWTDWGRAATPTWRP, via the exons ATGGGTCACAAAGTATCCCGAGAGAAAGTGAACGTGGTAGTTAGCCTGCGGGAAAGCCTGTGCAGGCTGGACACCCTCAAGGTGTCTTACAGGGGCCGGGGATGCCTCAAGAGGCGACGGGAGATCGCCTGCTTTACCTTCCCCGTGACCGGCTGGTGGTGCGCCGAGGGGATAGCGGCGTGTGAGGCCGAGGGCGGCCTGCGCGTGCCCTTGGCCGCGCTCAAGCAAAAGGACGGCAATAGGACCGTCCAGCTGCGATGCAGCTCCGGCAGGAAGACCCTGCTGAAGGGATCGATGAGTCTGGAAAGGTTCCTCGATAACGTCGAGTTCCTGCACTTTTCGTTATTCTGTGACAGCCAAGACCCAAGCGTGGCGTACACCAGCATGAGGTGCAACGGGCGCCGCTGCGATGAGGCTGCGCGGCCCCCAGTGTATCACCAGGAAAAGGGCGTGAAAGAGGCCAGTAGCCCCGCCCAAGCCTCAACTACCCAGGCAGGTGATGGAAGCGCCATCACCCAAGACTCAACTACTCAGGCAGGTAATGGAAGCGCCATCACCAAAGTCTCCACTACTGAGACAGGTGATGAAAGCGCCATCACCCAAGCCTCAACTACTCAGGCAGCTGATGCTGGAGTCATCACCAAAGTCTCCACTACTGAGACAGGTGATGGAAGCATCATCACCAAAGTCTCCACTActgggacag GTGATGGAAGCGCCATCACCAAAGTCTCCACTACTGAGACAGGTGATGGAAGCGCCATCACCAAAGTCTCCACTACTGAGACAGGTGATGGAAGCGTCATCACCAAAGTCTCCACTACCCAGGCAGGTGATGGAAGCATCATCACCAAAGTCTCCACTACTGAGACAGGTGATGGAGGCGCCATCACCAAAGTCTCCACTACCCAGGCAGGTGATGCTGGAGTCATCACCAAAGCCTCAACGAACTGTGAGACCAATGTTGTGAGTCCACCCCGCGGCACGACCAAGAACTCCACCAGCAAGACTCTCCGCCGCCGGAAGACCAAGAAGCCCAAATGTCGCCCCCGAGGTACAGACACCGTGACTCCCGAGGGACACAGCGCGCCTTACACATGGACGGACGCATTTATGGACGGCACGGCGATCTGTAGCGTGGTCCTGTCCTGCGTCCTGTTGTACTGGACTGACTGGGGACGCGCCGCCACGCCCACCTGGAGGCCCTGA
- the LOC126998057 gene encoding putative per-hexamer repeat protein 5 isoform X4 encodes MGHKVSREKVNVVVSLRESLCRLDTLKVSYRGRGCLKRRREIACFTFPVTGWWCAEGIAACEAEGGLRVPLAALKQKDGNRTVQLRCSSGRKTLLKGSMSLERFLDNVEFLHFSLFCDSQDPSVAYTSMRCNGRRCDEAARPPVYHQEKGVKEASSPAQASTTQAGDGSAITQDSTTQAGNGSAITKVSTTETGDESAITQASTTQAADAGVITKVSTTETGDGSIITKVSTTGTGDGSVIITKVSTTETGDGSAITKVSTTETGDGSAITKVSTTETGDGSAITKVSTTETGDGGAITKVSTTQAGDAGVITKASTNCETNVVSPPRGTTKNSTSKTLRRRKTKKPKCRPRGTDTVTPEGHSAPYTWTDAFMDGTAICSVVLSCVLLYWTDWGRAATPTWRP; translated from the exons ATGGGTCACAAAGTATCCCGAGAGAAAGTGAACGTGGTAGTTAGCCTGCGGGAAAGCCTGTGCAGGCTGGACACCCTCAAGGTGTCTTACAGGGGCCGGGGATGCCTCAAGAGGCGACGGGAGATCGCCTGCTTTACCTTCCCCGTGACCGGCTGGTGGTGCGCCGAGGGGATAGCGGCGTGTGAGGCCGAGGGCGGCCTGCGCGTGCCCTTGGCCGCGCTCAAGCAAAAGGACGGCAATAGGACCGTCCAGCTGCGATGCAGCTCCGGCAGGAAGACCCTGCTGAAGGGATCGATGAGTCTGGAAAGGTTCCTCGATAACGTCGAGTTCCTGCACTTTTCGTTATTCTGTGACAGCCAAGACCCAAGCGTGGCGTACACCAGCATGAGGTGCAACGGGCGCCGCTGCGATGAGGCTGCGCGGCCCCCAGTGTATCACCAGGAAAAGGGCGTGAAAGAGGCCAGTAGCCCCGCCCAAGCCTCAACTACCCAGGCAGGTGATGGAAGCGCCATCACCCAAGACTCAACTACTCAGGCAGGTAATGGAAGCGCCATCACCAAAGTCTCCACTACTGAGACAGGTGATGAAAGCGCCATCACCCAAGCCTCAACTACTCAGGCAGCTGATGCTGGAGTCATCACCAAAGTCTCCACTACTGAGACAGGTGATGGAAGCATCATCACCAAAGTCTCCACTActgggacaggtgatggaagcgTCATCATCACCAAAGTCTCCACTACTGAGACAGGTGATGGAAGCGCCATCACCAAAGTCTCCACTACTGAGACAGGTGATGGAAGCGCCATCACCAAAGTCTCCACTACTGAGACAGGTGATGGAAGCGCCATCACCAAAGTCTCCACTACTGAGACAG GTGATGGAGGCGCCATCACCAAAGTCTCCACTACCCAGGCAGGTGATGCTGGAGTCATCACCAAAGCCTCAACGAACTGTGAGACCAATGTTGTGAGTCCACCCCGCGGCACGACCAAGAACTCCACCAGCAAGACTCTCCGCCGCCGGAAGACCAAGAAGCCCAAATGTCGCCCCCGAGGTACAGACACCGTGACTCCCGAGGGACACAGCGCGCCTTACACATGGACGGACGCATTTATGGACGGCACGGCGATCTGTAGCGTGGTCCTGTCCTGCGTCCTGTTGTACTGGACTGACTGGGGACGCGCCGCCACGCCCACCTGGAGGCCCTGA
- the LOC126998057 gene encoding uncharacterized protein LOC126998057 isoform X32, whose amino-acid sequence MGHKVSREKVNVVVSLRESLCRLDTLKVSYRGRGCLKRRREIACFTFPVTGWWCAEGIAACEAEGGLRVPLAALKQKDGNRTVQLRCSSGRKTLLKGSMSLERFLDNVEFLHFSLFCDSQDPSVAYTSMRCNGRRCDEAARPPVYHQEKGVKEASSPAQASTTQAGDGSAITQDSTTQAGNGSAITKVSTTETGDESAITQASTTQAADAGVITKVSTTETGDGSAITKVSTTETGDGSIITKVSTTETGDGGAITKVSTTQAGDAGVITKASTNCETNVVSPPRGTTKNSTSKTLRRRKTKKPKCRPRGTDTVTPEGHSAPYTWTDAFMDGTAICSVVLSCVLLYWTDWGRAATPTWRP is encoded by the exons ATGGGTCACAAAGTATCCCGAGAGAAAGTGAACGTGGTAGTTAGCCTGCGGGAAAGCCTGTGCAGGCTGGACACCCTCAAGGTGTCTTACAGGGGCCGGGGATGCCTCAAGAGGCGACGGGAGATCGCCTGCTTTACCTTCCCCGTGACCGGCTGGTGGTGCGCCGAGGGGATAGCGGCGTGTGAGGCCGAGGGCGGCCTGCGCGTGCCCTTGGCCGCGCTCAAGCAAAAGGACGGCAATAGGACCGTCCAGCTGCGATGCAGCTCCGGCAGGAAGACCCTGCTGAAGGGATCGATGAGTCTGGAAAGGTTCCTCGATAACGTCGAGTTCCTGCACTTTTCGTTATTCTGTGACAGCCAAGACCCAAGCGTGGCGTACACCAGCATGAGGTGCAACGGGCGCCGCTGCGATGAGGCTGCGCGGCCCCCAGTGTATCACCAGGAAAAGGGCGTGAAAGAGGCCAGTAGCCCCGCCCAAGCCTCAACTACCCAGGCAGGTGATGGAAGCGCCATCACCCAAGACTCAACTACTCAGGCAGGTAATGGAAGCGCCATCACCAAAGTCTCCACTACTGAGACAGGTGATGAAAGCGCCATCACCCAAGCCTCAACTACTCAGGCAGCTGATGCTGGAGTCATCACCAAAGTCTCCACTACTGAGACAG GTGATGGAAGCGCCATCACCAAAGTCTCCACTACTGAGACAG GTGATGGAAGCATCATCACCAAAGTCTCCACTACTGAGACAGGTGATGGAGGCGCCATCACCAAAGTCTCCACTACCCAGGCAGGTGATGCTGGAGTCATCACCAAAGCCTCAACGAACTGTGAGACCAATGTTGTGAGTCCACCCCGCGGCACGACCAAGAACTCCACCAGCAAGACTCTCCGCCGCCGGAAGACCAAGAAGCCCAAATGTCGCCCCCGAGGTACAGACACCGTGACTCCCGAGGGACACAGCGCGCCTTACACATGGACGGACGCATTTATGGACGGCACGGCGATCTGTAGCGTGGTCCTGTCCTGCGTCCTGTTGTACTGGACTGACTGGGGACGCGCCGCCACGCCCACCTGGAGGCCCTGA